From one Nitrosococcus halophilus Nc 4 genomic stretch:
- a CDS encoding flavodoxin reductase yields MSYTVTLLMTEFVTHDVKRFLVSRPPGFEYQPGQGVELAINQPEWKDQGRPFTPTSLEEDKVLEFIIKEYPDHHGVTEKLHALRPGEELLLSEAFGTITHQGPGVFIAGGAGITPFIAIIRQLAREGQLADHMLIFSNKTPADVICEKEFRYYFDENCLLTCTETNGAGYDNRFINKEFLQEKISDFSQRFYTCGPPQFVKDINSALIELGAAPNTLVFEK; encoded by the coding sequence ATGTCCTATACCGTGACCTTATTAATGACGGAGTTCGTTACCCATGATGTTAAGCGCTTCCTGGTAAGTCGGCCGCCTGGGTTTGAGTATCAACCTGGCCAAGGTGTTGAGTTGGCCATTAATCAGCCGGAGTGGAAAGACCAAGGGCGGCCCTTCACGCCGACTTCCCTAGAAGAAGATAAGGTTTTGGAATTCATTATCAAAGAATATCCGGACCATCACGGCGTCACGGAAAAACTGCATGCTTTGCGGCCAGGTGAAGAACTACTCCTATCCGAAGCCTTTGGCACCATTACCCATCAAGGGCCCGGGGTTTTCATTGCCGGCGGCGCTGGAATAACGCCTTTTATCGCCATCATTCGCCAACTTGCCCGTGAGGGTCAGCTTGCTGATCATATGCTGATCTTTTCCAATAAGACGCCGGCAGACGTTATTTGCGAGAAGGAATTCCGTTATTATTTTGATGAAAATTGTCTTTTGACTTGTACCGAGACTAATGGGGCAGGCTATGACAACCGGTTTATCAACAAAGAATTCTTACAAGAGAAAATCTCTGACTTTAGTCAGCGTTTTTATACTTGCGGGCCACCACAATTTGTCAAAGACATTAACAGCGCACTGATCGAGCTTGGCGCTGCTCCTAATACACTGGTGTTTGAAAAATAA
- a CDS encoding M20 metallopeptidase family protein, which translates to MSMVAQVEPIFPRMVELRRIFHQYPELAFEEKRTAAVIMEELQRLDIAFEYGGVGGGVVAQITGKEEGPTVALRADMDALPGEEMTGLPFASSNKGKMHACGHDGHMAMLLGAAALLKENPPPGKVRLIFQPAEERGAGAKVMIKAGALKGVKAIFGGHVMRQFKVGEFMVAHGLITAHSDKFTIRVQGRGGHGARPHEAVDAIVVTGLLIMAIQTLISREINPFHPSVVTIGQVQAGSAPNVIAEGALLQGTIRTTEPAVRNHILHGLKRMAKATGELHNAMVDIEITEGYPPVINTDREAEIARQAALKVVGEKGLIPIEYPSMGSEDFSFYLREAPGCYVRIGACREGWKNIPLHSPAFDFDEEALRMGAAFFDQVAREAIAEYAKEP; encoded by the coding sequence ATGAGCATGGTAGCGCAGGTTGAGCCAATTTTTCCCAGAATGGTGGAGCTAAGGAGGATTTTCCACCAATATCCAGAACTTGCCTTTGAGGAAAAGCGAACTGCTGCGGTCATTATGGAGGAATTGCAGCGTCTCGATATTGCTTTTGAATATGGCGGGGTCGGCGGTGGGGTCGTCGCCCAGATTACCGGCAAAGAGGAGGGTCCAACCGTGGCCTTGCGGGCTGACATGGATGCTCTTCCCGGGGAGGAGATGACCGGACTTCCTTTTGCTTCATCGAATAAAGGCAAGATGCATGCCTGCGGCCATGATGGCCACATGGCAATGCTGTTGGGAGCAGCCGCCTTGCTAAAGGAAAACCCCCCGCCCGGCAAGGTAAGACTTATCTTTCAGCCGGCAGAGGAGCGAGGGGCCGGGGCTAAAGTCATGATCAAAGCCGGAGCCCTCAAGGGAGTCAAAGCCATTTTCGGTGGCCATGTGATGCGCCAATTTAAAGTTGGTGAGTTCATGGTGGCCCATGGCCTGATTACCGCCCACTCCGACAAATTTACCATTCGGGTGCAGGGACGGGGAGGGCATGGAGCCAGACCCCATGAGGCAGTGGATGCCATCGTGGTGACGGGGCTGCTCATCATGGCGATACAAACCTTGATATCCAGGGAAATTAATCCGTTCCATCCTTCAGTGGTCACCATTGGTCAGGTGCAAGCAGGCAGTGCACCCAATGTGATTGCAGAGGGCGCTTTGCTCCAAGGGACCATCAGGACGACCGAACCTGCCGTGAGAAACCATATTCTCCATGGGCTAAAGCGTATGGCCAAAGCCACCGGTGAGCTTCATAATGCTATGGTAGACATAGAAATTACGGAAGGTTACCCCCCCGTCATCAATACTGATCGAGAAGCGGAGATTGCCCGCCAAGCCGCACTCAAAGTGGTGGGGGAGAAGGGATTGATCCCCATTGAGTACCCCAGCATGGGTTCAGAAGACTTTTCCTTTTACCTTCGAGAAGCGCCGGGCTGTTATGTCCGGATAGGTGCTTGCCGTGAGGGATGGAAAAATATTCCTTTGCATAGTCCTGCTTTCGATTTCGATGAAGAAGCTTTAAGGATGGGGGCAGCCTTCTTTGATCAGGTGGCGCGGGAAGCCATAGCTGAGTATGCGAAAGAGCCATAA
- a CDS encoding carboxylate-amine ligase, with the protein MRKSHKHLEFKGSRKASLGIEIEFQLLDKEGLDLADGILPLIENYPETPYIKPEMSQCTVEINSKVCANLQELETDIIAVIETLAARCQQQKLVLCGAGTHPFSVRPATITPLPRYREMEKRVGYLAHIFKTFALHVHVGMPSGDTTLAVMAMLKPYLPILLALSASSPFWEGHSTGFASFRQRVLAIMRDYGVPPTFHKWKDFVTFFENTQTAGVYGIIRDIHWDLRPRPQLGTLEVRVMDTQPTIKETMMLTALVHTLIVYLQRCCEQKECGYLLMPHHWWMEKMNHFRSSHQGVEANYIIDDQGHSKPMRAIIQELLTTLAPTAEKLGTASYLKRLETHLEEGPSYIRQREVFKRTGSLKKVAAALAQELEQEITQ; encoded by the coding sequence ATGCGAAAGAGCCATAAGCATTTGGAGTTTAAAGGTTCTAGGAAGGCTTCTTTAGGGATAGAAATAGAATTTCAACTCCTGGATAAGGAAGGATTGGATCTAGCAGATGGGATCTTACCCCTTATCGAAAACTATCCCGAGACGCCTTATATCAAGCCGGAGATGAGTCAATGCACTGTGGAGATCAACTCCAAAGTGTGCGCCAACCTCCAGGAGTTAGAAACCGATATTATCGCGGTTATTGAAACTTTAGCAGCCCGTTGTCAACAGCAGAAACTGGTCCTGTGTGGTGCCGGGACTCATCCTTTCTCGGTACGTCCTGCCACCATTACGCCCCTCCCCCGGTATCGGGAGATGGAAAAACGGGTGGGCTATTTAGCCCACATTTTCAAGACTTTTGCATTACACGTTCATGTGGGCATGCCTTCAGGGGACACGACCCTTGCGGTCATGGCCATGTTGAAACCTTATTTGCCTATTCTCTTAGCCCTGTCCGCCAGCTCCCCTTTTTGGGAAGGGCACTCGACGGGATTTGCCTCTTTTCGCCAACGGGTGTTGGCCATTATGCGGGATTATGGGGTGCCGCCTACTTTTCATAAATGGAAAGATTTTGTGACGTTTTTTGAGAATACTCAAACGGCTGGGGTCTATGGCATTATTCGCGACATTCACTGGGATTTGCGCCCCCGTCCCCAGCTAGGAACTTTAGAAGTCAGGGTCATGGATACTCAGCCAACGATTAAGGAGACGATGATGTTGACGGCGCTAGTCCATACCCTGATTGTTTATCTCCAACGTTGTTGCGAGCAAAAGGAATGTGGTTATTTGTTAATGCCACACCATTGGTGGATGGAAAAGATGAATCATTTCAGAAGTTCCCACCAAGGGGTCGAGGCAAATTATATTATTGATGACCAGGGCCACAGCAAGCCAATGAGAGCTATCATTCAAGAGCTTCTGACAACCTTGGCGCCCACTGCTGAAAAGCTAGGAACAGCCTCCTATTTGAAGCGCTTGGAAACACATCTGGAAGAGGGACCTAGCTATATCCGGCAGCGGGAAGTCTTCAAAAGAACCGGTTCTTTAAAAAAGGTCGCTGCTGCGCTGGCTCAAGAATTGGAGCAAGAAATTACCCAGTGA
- a CDS encoding DUF885 domain-containing protein translates to MRKTFSFFSGGIVVFFLTLLLFFVGVQETRAAENNTDWDAFVHNFIEEYFVVNPDFAVRAGRHEFDGKLPDWSPEALAKEVKRLRSERQRALAFDSDSLTASQRFERDYLIAWIDKDLFWLETSEWPYKNPAFYTQELDPNVYLSRPYAPLEERMRAYIAYTRAIPTAAKQIRHNLRTPLPRTYVDIGEKVFGGLAAYYEKDALAIFSAVDNAQLQRKFRAANKRAIEAMRELQQWMQAQRDNATDDFALGAPLFRALLRETERVKVPIERLEKIGRQDLERNLAALQKACGDYAPGKTIPECIEKAQAVKPEKGPVEEARRQLQELKAFVIAKDLVTIPGTEQAQVEPSPPYMQWNFAYIDIPGPFDKALPSVYYVAPPDPSWSKEEQEAYIPDKADLLFVSVHEVWPGHFLQFLHSNRVASPVGKLFVGYGFAEGWAHYAEELMWEAGLGNGDPEIHIGQLLNALLRNVRYLSAIGLHAQRMTLAESEQMFREFAYQDAGTARQQAARGTFDPAYITYTLGKLMIKKLREEWTASRGGREGWRAFHDKFLSYGGPPIPLIRKEMLGSSAGSPL, encoded by the coding sequence ATGAGAAAAACTTTTTCTTTCTTTTCAGGGGGTATAGTCGTTTTCTTTTTGACCTTACTCCTGTTTTTCGTAGGTGTCCAAGAGACGCGAGCAGCAGAAAATAATACCGACTGGGATGCATTCGTTCACAATTTCATCGAAGAATATTTTGTTGTCAATCCTGACTTTGCCGTTCGTGCGGGTCGGCATGAGTTTGATGGCAAGCTGCCTGATTGGAGTCCAGAAGCGCTTGCCAAAGAGGTCAAGCGCCTGCGGTCGGAACGCCAACGGGCCCTTGCTTTTGATTCAGATTCCTTAACGGCAAGTCAGCGTTTTGAGCGTGATTATTTAATTGCCTGGATTGATAAGGATCTCTTCTGGTTGGAGACTTCGGAATGGCCTTATAAAAATCCAGCATTCTATACTCAAGAGCTTGATCCCAATGTTTACCTTAGCCGCCCCTATGCTCCGCTAGAAGAACGTATGCGAGCTTATATTGCTTACACCAGAGCCATTCCCACCGCAGCCAAACAAATTCGCCATAACCTGAGGACGCCGCTGCCACGAACCTATGTGGACATTGGCGAGAAGGTATTCGGAGGTCTCGCCGCTTACTATGAAAAAGATGCGCTGGCCATTTTCAGCGCCGTGGATAACGCGCAGTTGCAGAGAAAATTTCGGGCGGCCAATAAGCGAGCTATTGAAGCGATGAGGGAACTGCAACAGTGGATGCAGGCACAACGAGACAATGCCACCGATGACTTTGCTTTAGGTGCGCCTCTTTTTCGGGCCCTGTTGCGGGAGACCGAGCGGGTAAAAGTGCCTATTGAGCGGTTAGAGAAAATAGGGCGTCAAGATCTTGAGCGCAATCTTGCGGCATTGCAGAAGGCGTGCGGAGATTATGCCCCTGGCAAGACAATACCGGAGTGCATTGAAAAAGCCCAGGCGGTAAAACCTGAAAAGGGTCCTGTTGAGGAAGCACGCCGCCAGCTCCAGGAACTTAAGGCCTTTGTCATTGCTAAAGATCTAGTCACGATTCCAGGCACTGAGCAAGCTCAGGTGGAGCCTTCCCCCCCTTATATGCAATGGAATTTTGCCTATATCGACATTCCTGGTCCTTTTGATAAAGCGTTACCTTCTGTTTACTATGTGGCGCCGCCTGATCCGTCCTGGTCTAAGGAAGAACAAGAAGCCTACATTCCGGATAAGGCAGACCTATTGTTTGTCTCGGTCCATGAAGTTTGGCCGGGCCATTTTTTACAGTTCTTACACTCCAACCGGGTGGCTTCCCCAGTGGGAAAACTTTTTGTGGGTTACGGCTTTGCTGAAGGTTGGGCCCACTATGCGGAGGAACTGATGTGGGAAGCCGGGTTAGGTAATGGCGATCCAGAAATTCATATCGGTCAATTGCTCAATGCCCTATTGCGAAATGTGCGTTACCTTTCCGCCATTGGCTTGCACGCCCAAAGGATGACTTTAGCAGAATCAGAACAGATGTTTCGGGAATTTGCCTATCAGGATGCGGGTACGGCAAGGCAACAGGCGGCGCGGGGAACCTTTGATCCGGCCTATATCACCTATACCTTGGGGAAGTTGATGATTAAGAAGTTACGGGAAGAGTGGACTGCTTCTCGGGGAGGACGCGAGGGGTGGCGGGCGTTCCACGATAAATTTCTTTCCTATGGTGGGCCCCCTATTCCATTAATTCGGAAAGAGATGCTAGGGAGTAGTGCAGGTTCCCCTCTCTAA
- a CDS encoding DUF4184 family protein, producing the protein MPATIIHLGLGLQMKSVTPRYFSFPVFVFTQLAIDTEALYFLIKNESPVHRFLHTYLGATLIILLAVLVGRPLCQWGIKLWNTLLKEKYYRWLYVTPKISWRAAAIAAAFGAYSHILMDSIMHADMQPFAPFSLVNGFWGAISDFHLHMFCIMCGGLGIIVLWLFWETREVLEATETEKEQQVSNQGH; encoded by the coding sequence ATGCCAGCCACCATCATACATCTTGGCTTAGGCCTACAGATGAAATCTGTAACGCCACGATATTTTAGTTTTCCTGTGTTTGTGTTTACCCAATTAGCTATTGATACGGAGGCACTATATTTTCTCATCAAGAATGAATCACCGGTTCATCGATTTCTCCATACCTATCTTGGCGCTACCTTGATTATTTTACTTGCCGTTCTAGTGGGTAGACCACTATGTCAGTGGGGAATTAAATTATGGAATACCTTGCTTAAAGAAAAATACTATCGCTGGCTCTATGTTACGCCTAAAATTTCATGGAGAGCAGCGGCTATAGCCGCAGCATTTGGCGCCTATAGCCATATCCTGATGGATAGTATCATGCACGCCGACATGCAACCCTTTGCCCCCTTTTCGTTAGTCAATGGCTTCTGGGGGGCTATTAGCGATTTTCATCTGCATATGTTCTGCATTATGTGCGGAGGACTCGGTATTATCGTTTTATGGTTATTCTGGGAAACAAGAGAAGTTTTGGAGGCCACAGAAACAGAAAAAGAACAGCAGGTTAGCAACCAGGGGCATTGA
- a CDS encoding XdhC family protein: MNKVDEETLQRLVHWLEAGQHGFLITVVKAWGSSFHLIGAQLAVSSEGRSAGSLCAGWVEEDLRQRLPIESPCRPEVITYGANAEPPRNRPLPREGTLQLVIEPVRSPDNLKQILAAIARREVVCRHLDMGSGYAETFPGQPDSQLHFNGKTLITVYSPRWRLLLIGATASAHYLAQMALALDYEVIVCEPRPEYADSWDLPSTELRTDMPDEMVREFALDPCGAVVAMTHDPQLDEMALREALESKFFYVGALSAQIGNEHSQKPLAQRLEWTPTQLSRLHSPAGLPINAHTPAEIALSILAEITALRHAREHSTTTSTKQALAKASSGFHL; this comes from the coding sequence ATGAACAAAGTCGATGAGGAAACGCTACAACGCCTTGTCCACTGGTTGGAGGCGGGTCAACATGGATTTCTGATCACCGTAGTGAAAGCTTGGGGCTCCTCCTTCCACTTGATAGGGGCTCAATTAGCCGTCAGCAGCGAGGGACGCTCAGCCGGTTCTCTCTGCGCAGGCTGGGTCGAAGAGGACCTGCGTCAGCGCCTGCCTATTGAATCACCCTGTCGGCCCGAAGTCATCACTTATGGGGCCAATGCCGAACCTCCCCGCAATCGCCCCTTGCCTCGCGAGGGAACCCTCCAATTAGTGATTGAACCGGTGCGCTCCCCGGACAACTTAAAACAAATACTTGCCGCGATCGCACGTCGAGAGGTGGTCTGCCGACATCTGGACATGGGCAGTGGGTATGCGGAAACATTTCCAGGCCAACCAGACAGCCAGTTGCATTTTAACGGCAAGACCCTCATCACGGTCTATAGCCCCCGTTGGCGCCTATTACTCATCGGCGCCACAGCCTCTGCCCATTACTTAGCCCAGATGGCCTTGGCCCTAGACTATGAGGTGATCGTCTGCGAGCCCCGCCCCGAATACGCCGATTCCTGGGATCTCCCTAGCACGGAATTACGCACCGACATGCCAGACGAGATGGTAAGAGAATTCGCCCTAGACCCCTGTGGCGCCGTAGTGGCCATGACTCACGACCCCCAACTGGATGAAATGGCGCTACGAGAGGCTTTAGAATCAAAGTTTTTCTACGTGGGCGCTCTCAGCGCTCAAATAGGCAATGAGCACTCCCAGAAACCGCTCGCCCAGCGCCTTGAGTGGACCCCGACACAACTTTCCCGCCTTCATAGTCCAGCCGGTCTGCCTATCAATGCCCACACGCCGGCTGAAATTGCGCTTTCCATCCTTGCCGAGATCACTGCCTTGCGCCACGCCCGGGAGCACTCCACGACCACCTCCACTAAGCAAGCTTTGGCAAAGGCTAGTTCTGGATTTCATCTCTAA
- a CDS encoding SDR family NAD(P)-dependent oxidoreductase, which yields MTQEQRLANKTAVVTGASSGIGRAIALLFARHGAQVIVNYRRSKAQAEEVVEEITRNGGQARAIQADISKIEEVDRLVQSTLETQGRIHIWVNNAGADILTGPGPQLSHIEKLDQLIAVDLRGTILCCWRIAPLMKKAGGGVILNMSWDHVLHGMPDPNPEMFAAVKGGVLSFSKSLARSYAPEVRVNELAPGWIETSFAKEAMTPEAYQAVVEATPLQRFGTPEDVAYAALYLVSDEASFITGQHLNINGGMVS from the coding sequence ATGACCCAGGAACAACGCCTCGCCAACAAGACTGCGGTAGTGACCGGCGCCAGTAGCGGCATCGGACGGGCGATAGCCCTCCTGTTTGCCCGCCACGGGGCACAGGTGATTGTCAACTACCGCCGCTCCAAGGCCCAGGCTGAAGAGGTGGTGGAGGAAATTACCCGCAACGGAGGCCAAGCTAGAGCGATTCAGGCGGATATCTCCAAAATCGAAGAGGTCGATCGCTTGGTCCAGTCTACCCTGGAAACACAAGGTCGAATCCATATCTGGGTCAACAATGCGGGGGCCGATATTCTCACGGGGCCAGGACCCCAGCTTAGCCACATTGAGAAACTAGACCAACTCATTGCCGTTGACTTGCGGGGCACTATTCTGTGTTGTTGGCGAATAGCGCCTTTAATGAAAAAAGCTGGCGGCGGAGTAATTCTCAATATGTCCTGGGACCACGTACTGCACGGTATGCCCGATCCTAACCCGGAGATGTTTGCTGCGGTCAAAGGGGGGGTGTTGAGCTTTAGTAAAAGCCTGGCCCGCTCCTATGCTCCAGAAGTCCGGGTCAATGAACTGGCCCCCGGCTGGATAGAAACTTCTTTTGCCAAAGAAGCCATGACGCCGGAGGCTTACCAAGCAGTGGTCGAAGCCACCCCCTTGCAGCGTTTCGGCACTCCCGAAGACGTGGCCTATGCCGCCTTATATCTCGTTTCCGACGAGGCGTCCTTTATTACCGGCCAGCATCTTAATATCAACGGCGGCATGGTGTCATGA
- the lon gene encoding endopeptidase La — MEHSTYPTLPLKNTVLFPHLVLPLSVGRSKSIAAVETALASEDKLIAVFPQHNPRTEEPTADDLFRFGTVGVIKKMARSGDTVQILVQGIERVEQLETVQAEPYLSLKVTTLPEPSDTGTEIEALHRTVIELAGRMIELVQPQVQVSIHHIISDVEKPLHQIYLLTSVLSLDFDKEKELLAAATQAEALHLMYRYLNHEVQVLEVRQKITSTAQTEIDKKQREYVLRQQLEAIQEELGEKSPEQAEISELRRRMEETELPELVRKEVEKELTRLERMPSAAPDYQLTRGYVELALELPWNKTTEDRLDLKRAREILDEDHFDLEDVKERIIEHLAVMKLNPEAKSPILCFVGPPGVGKTSVGQSIARALGRKFERMSLGGLHDEAELRGHRRTYIGAMPGRIIRAIRRAGYKNPLLMLDEIDKLGRDFRGDPAAALLEVLDPAQNVEFHDNYLDLPFDLSKVFFVTTANTLDTIPRPLLDRMEVLRLPGYSDEEKQQIARRYLIGRQIGEAGLSEIQLSIPDETLRYVIRRYTREAGVRELERVLGRIARKVATQVAEGQTQPMTVKPKKLVELLGPERFFAEEVRQQLPPGVAAGLAWTEAGGDVLYVEAALLPEGKGLTLTGQLGNIMQESAKAAQSYLWSHAEELRIDQKSIRESGVHIHVPAGAIPKDGPSAGVTMATALTSAYAHWPVRNDTAMTGEITLSGLVLPVGGIKEKVLAAHRAGIRRIILPKENEKDLREIPEHVRQSLQFILAERIEEVLTAAIPELNRLHSRGAA; from the coding sequence ATGGAACACAGCACCTATCCGACACTGCCGCTTAAAAATACTGTCCTCTTTCCCCACTTGGTTCTTCCCCTATCAGTGGGACGCTCAAAGTCCATAGCTGCAGTAGAGACCGCACTGGCCAGCGAAGATAAACTGATTGCCGTTTTTCCCCAACACAATCCCCGGACCGAGGAACCGACAGCAGACGATTTGTTTCGCTTTGGTACGGTGGGCGTGATCAAAAAGATGGCCCGCAGCGGGGACACGGTCCAAATTCTAGTTCAGGGAATAGAGCGGGTGGAACAGTTAGAAACGGTCCAAGCGGAACCTTATCTGTCCCTCAAAGTAACGACCCTCCCTGAACCGTCCGATACGGGCACTGAAATCGAAGCCTTGCACCGAACCGTCATCGAATTGGCGGGCAGAATGATCGAACTGGTACAGCCCCAAGTCCAGGTCAGCATCCACCACATCATTTCCGACGTAGAAAAACCCCTTCACCAGATTTATCTCCTCACCTCTGTCCTGTCGCTGGATTTTGACAAGGAGAAAGAACTGCTAGCCGCTGCCACCCAAGCGGAAGCCTTGCATTTGATGTACCGCTACCTCAACCATGAAGTGCAGGTACTGGAGGTGCGTCAAAAAATTACCAGCACGGCCCAAACCGAGATAGATAAAAAACAGCGGGAATATGTGCTGCGCCAACAGTTAGAGGCCATCCAAGAAGAATTGGGAGAAAAAAGCCCTGAACAGGCCGAAATCAGCGAATTGCGCCGGCGAATGGAAGAAACTGAGCTCCCGGAACTGGTGCGTAAAGAAGTGGAAAAAGAACTTACCCGCTTGGAACGGATGCCCTCAGCTGCCCCTGATTATCAGTTGACCCGCGGTTACGTGGAGCTGGCCCTCGAACTGCCCTGGAATAAAACCACCGAAGACCGTTTAGATCTCAAGAGGGCTCGCGAGATCCTCGATGAGGACCACTTCGACTTGGAGGACGTTAAAGAACGGATCATCGAACACCTGGCGGTAATGAAACTCAACCCTGAGGCGAAATCACCCATTCTTTGCTTCGTGGGCCCTCCGGGGGTCGGTAAGACCTCGGTGGGACAGTCCATTGCCCGGGCCCTGGGCCGGAAATTCGAGCGCATGAGCCTCGGCGGCTTGCATGATGAAGCCGAGTTACGGGGCCACCGCCGCACTTACATTGGCGCCATGCCCGGTCGGATCATTCGCGCCATCCGCCGCGCCGGCTACAAGAATCCTCTCTTGATGCTGGATGAGATTGACAAATTGGGCCGGGATTTTCGCGGTGATCCGGCGGCGGCATTACTGGAGGTGCTTGATCCCGCCCAAAACGTGGAATTCCATGACAATTATTTGGATCTGCCCTTTGACCTCTCCAAGGTCTTCTTCGTCACCACCGCCAACACCTTGGATACCATCCCCCGTCCCCTGCTGGACCGAATGGAGGTCCTCCGGCTACCCGGCTACAGTGACGAGGAAAAACAACAGATTGCCCGCCGTTATCTGATTGGGCGGCAAATTGGAGAAGCCGGCCTCTCGGAGATTCAGCTTTCCATCCCCGATGAAACATTGCGTTACGTTATCCGTCGCTATACCCGGGAAGCGGGGGTGCGGGAGCTAGAGCGCGTGCTAGGGCGGATTGCCCGCAAAGTAGCGACCCAGGTCGCCGAAGGTCAGACTCAACCGATGACAGTCAAACCAAAAAAATTGGTTGAATTACTAGGACCAGAGCGCTTCTTCGCCGAAGAGGTGCGCCAACAACTCCCTCCCGGAGTGGCGGCAGGTCTCGCCTGGACCGAAGCAGGCGGCGATGTCCTCTACGTGGAAGCCGCGCTTCTGCCGGAAGGCAAGGGCCTGACCCTGACCGGGCAACTGGGCAATATCATGCAAGAATCGGCCAAAGCCGCCCAAAGCTACCTCTGGTCCCATGCCGAGGAACTAAGGATCGATCAAAAAAGCATCCGAGAATCAGGGGTCCACATTCATGTTCCGGCGGGCGCCATTCCTAAGGATGGCCCCTCGGCGGGAGTCACCATGGCCACGGCGCTTACCTCCGCCTATGCCCATTGGCCTGTCCGAAACGATACGGCGATGACGGGGGAAATCACCCTGAGCGGCTTAGTCCTTCCCGTGGGAGGGATTAAGGAAAAGGTGCTTGCCGCCCACCGGGCTGGCATCCGACGGATCATCCTCCCCAAAGAAAATGAAAAAGATCTCCGGGAAATCCCGGAGCATGTCCGGCAAAGCCTCCAATTCATTCTTGCCGAGCGGATCGAAGAGGTGCTCACTGCCGCTATCCCGGAGTTGAACAGGCTGCACAGCCGGGGGGCTGCCTAG
- a CDS encoding Hsp20/alpha crystallin family protein, with translation MQILINSENGIYQKNIWQPSADIYRIEQGWLVKLDLAGVRSEDIHLSVRGQHLIIQGLRRDWIVETGQQYYSMEIAYNRFKRVIELPTHLEHARITTEYRDGMLLIWLKTAPKGGL, from the coding sequence ATGCAAATATTGATTAATTCTGAAAATGGGATCTACCAAAAAAACATTTGGCAACCCTCCGCCGATATCTACCGCATTGAACAAGGATGGTTGGTTAAACTCGATCTTGCCGGAGTTCGCAGCGAGGACATCCACCTGAGTGTCCGGGGACAACACCTGATCATCCAGGGTTTGCGCCGAGACTGGATCGTGGAAACCGGGCAGCAATATTACTCTATGGAGATTGCTTATAATCGCTTTAAGCGCGTGATTGAGCTTCCCACCCACTTGGAACACGCCCGTATCACCACCGAGTATCGTGATGGCATGCTACTCATTTGGCTAAAAACAGCGCCTAAAGGGGGGTTGTGA
- a CDS encoding class II glutamine amidotransferase: MCQLLGMNCNVPTDICFSFEGFSQRGGGTDEHRDGWGIAFFEGKGCRSFVDILPAAHSPVAHLVREYPIKSLNVIAHIRKATVGQVCLENTHPFVRELWGRYWIFAHNGDLKNFAPPLLADFRPVGGTDSEKAFCLLLQQLKDRYPTAMPSLPALYQTLRTTAAEIATYGSFNFLLSNGEHLFAHASTQLSYIVRRHPFGHAHLVDKDMTVDFREVTTERDQVAVIATTPLTDNETWTPIPSGTLAAFQDGLPLILDSGE; the protein is encoded by the coding sequence ATGTGCCAACTGCTTGGAATGAATTGTAACGTGCCCACCGATATCTGTTTCTCCTTCGAGGGGTTTAGCCAGCGTGGTGGCGGCACCGACGAGCACCGAGATGGTTGGGGAATCGCCTTCTTCGAGGGCAAGGGATGCCGGAGTTTTGTGGACATTTTGCCTGCGGCCCACTCCCCCGTGGCCCACTTGGTCAGGGAGTATCCCATTAAGTCCCTCAATGTGATTGCCCACATCCGTAAAGCCACTGTCGGTCAAGTCTGTTTAGAAAACACCCATCCTTTTGTCCGCGAACTCTGGGGGCGCTATTGGATCTTTGCCCATAACGGTGATTTGAAAAATTTTGCGCCTCCCCTTCTGGCCGACTTTCGTCCGGTGGGGGGGACCGATAGCGAAAAAGCCTTTTGCCTCCTTCTGCAACAATTGAAAGACCGCTATCCCACTGCCATGCCCTCACTGCCGGCGTTGTACCAAACCCTGCGCACCACGGCAGCAGAGATCGCCACTTACGGCAGCTTTAATTTTCTACTCTCCAATGGAGAGCATTTATTCGCCCATGCCTCCACCCAACTGAGCTATATTGTTCGGCGCCATCCCTTTGGCCATGCCCACTTGGTGGATAAGGATATGACCGTTGACTTCCGGGAAGTCACCACCGAAAGGGATCAAGTCGCCGTTATCGCCACCACTCCCCTCACCGATAATGAGACCTGGACCCCGATCCCCTCAGGAACTCTGGCCGCCTTCCAGGATGGGCTTCCGCTGATTTTAGACTCCGGCGAATAG